One genomic segment of Streptococcus salivarius includes these proteins:
- a CDS encoding purine-cytosine permease family protein — translation MDDNIIKIPDSEKTLTAGKLFYNWFAANIGIMGFVFGAMIVSYHLSFFQAIIASLVGALSFAVPGWVAMIGQKEGVTTFKLSRAAYGTHGNKIPNAIAWFNMVGWLAVNVITGTLLLVSLFSIINVEKSSVTTAVALVIFGGLVVLSGLLKEDTLAKIQTWLSWIFGILTVLILVLFLLKAKWQEAFSLPSGSWITGVLPAVSIVAAGSGISWSMAAADWGAYVTKKTKPSATFWNTTMGGAVPLFVLMAGGVMLSTIEPSLATTGDPFGVMYSALPTWIGPIYFLVAAGGLIPQCIISFRSARINLATIGINVTQRTSLMIHGAIVLAIPIYVLFISGNFLSNFELFLNFLGICLASWVAIFLCDSVMFRSQSYDVALLENDSKTHFNWRGIISWILATTTGFLFTNNAIWNGPFAHGIFRNNSLGVFVSAIIAIICMLLWKVAVPNKKGA, via the coding sequence ATGGATGACAATATTATCAAGATTCCAGATTCGGAGAAAACGTTGACTGCTGGCAAACTCTTTTACAACTGGTTCGCAGCCAATATCGGTATCATGGGCTTTGTGTTTGGTGCCATGATCGTCAGTTATCATTTATCATTTTTTCAAGCTATTATTGCGTCACTTGTTGGTGCGCTGTCCTTCGCGGTCCCTGGTTGGGTCGCAATGATTGGTCAAAAAGAAGGGGTCACAACTTTTAAATTGAGTCGGGCGGCCTATGGCACGCATGGCAATAAAATTCCTAATGCGATTGCCTGGTTTAACATGGTTGGCTGGCTTGCCGTTAATGTCATTACGGGAACATTGTTGTTGGTATCACTATTCAGTATTATCAATGTTGAAAAGTCTTCAGTTACCACAGCGGTCGCCCTGGTGATTTTTGGTGGGCTAGTTGTTCTATCCGGTTTGTTAAAAGAAGATACCCTCGCTAAAATACAAACCTGGTTGAGTTGGATATTTGGAATTTTAACTGTGCTGATTCTCGTGTTGTTCCTCTTAAAAGCCAAATGGCAGGAAGCTTTTAGTCTACCATCGGGAAGTTGGATTACTGGGGTCCTTCCTGCTGTGAGCATCGTTGCTGCCGGATCTGGTATTTCATGGTCGATGGCTGCTGCCGACTGGGGAGCCTATGTGACCAAAAAGACAAAGCCGTCTGCTACTTTTTGGAACACTACAATGGGCGGAGCCGTTCCTTTGTTTGTCTTAATGGCCGGAGGAGTAATGCTCAGTACGATTGAACCCTCATTGGCAACTACTGGTGATCCGTTTGGCGTCATGTATTCTGCTTTACCAACTTGGATCGGGCCAATTTATTTCTTAGTTGCAGCTGGCGGACTCATTCCGCAATGTATTATTTCTTTTCGATCTGCACGCATTAATTTGGCGACAATTGGAATTAACGTCACTCAACGAACCTCATTAATGATTCATGGGGCCATCGTTTTGGCAATTCCGATTTATGTATTGTTTATTTCTGGAAACTTTCTCAGTAATTTTGAGCTCTTCTTAAATTTCCTGGGCATTTGTCTAGCAAGTTGGGTGGCAATTTTCTTATGTGATAGTGTTATGTTCAGATCACAAAGTTATGATGTCGCTCTGCTTGAAAATGATTCAAAGACACATTTCAATTGGCGGGGAATTATTTCTTGGATCTTGGCTACAACTACTGGATTCTTGTTCACAAACAACGCAATTTGGAATGGGCCATTTGCTCATGGTATCTTTAGGAATAATAGTTTAGGAGTCTTTGTCTCCGCAATTATCGCGATTATTTGCATGTTGTTGTGGAAGGTTGCCGTTCCAAATAAGAAGGGGGCATAA
- a CDS encoding TetR/AcrR family transcriptional regulator, which yields MTAQDRRITKTRKAIYSAFLQLLNQKGYETITVQEIIDLADVGRSTFYSHYESKELLLDELCQKLFHHLFERAEHLSPQDYLAHIFQHFKKNQDHVTSLLLSKNDYFIRQLRKELEHDVYPMVADELSHAHPTIPHSYLKHLVVSHFIETLSWWLKKGKSYTEQEVIQFYLEILKVGTN from the coding sequence ATGACTGCTCAGGATCGTCGTATTACTAAGACTCGAAAAGCTATCTATAGTGCTTTTTTACAGTTACTCAACCAAAAAGGCTATGAAACCATAACGGTTCAAGAAATCATTGACTTAGCCGATGTGGGGCGCTCGACCTTTTACAGCCATTACGAGAGTAAGGAATTATTGCTAGATGAACTCTGTCAAAAGCTCTTTCACCATCTCTTTGAGCGTGCTGAACACCTCTCACCACAAGACTACCTGGCCCATATCTTTCAGCATTTCAAGAAAAATCAAGATCATGTGACCAGTCTCTTGCTCTCTAAAAACGATTATTTTATACGGCAACTAAGAAAGGAGCTGGAACATGACGTCTACCCAATGGTAGCCGACGAACTAAGCCATGCTCATCCAACCATCCCTCACTCCTATCTCAAGCACTTGGTCGTCAGCCATTTCATTGAAACTCTCAGCTGGTGGTTGAAGAAAGGTAAGTCCTACACTGAACAGGAAGTTATCCAGTTTTATTTGGAGATTCTAAAAGTGGGTACTAACTAG
- a CDS encoding CopY/TcrY family copper transport repressor, protein MQISNAEWRIMKIIWMEGKQTSTDLIAVLSERFDWSKSTIKTLLTRLVEKGCLTREKSGKAFVYSALLKQDQGLDLVVEDVKDKVCSKRIVQVLENLIQESDFTLADLNQLQQVLEEKKAEAVETVPCNCM, encoded by the coding sequence ATGCAAATTTCCAATGCGGAATGGCGCATCATGAAGATTATCTGGATGGAAGGCAAGCAGACCAGCACGGATTTGATCGCCGTCTTGTCCGAGCGCTTTGACTGGTCGAAGTCGACCATCAAGACCCTCTTGACGCGCTTGGTGGAGAAAGGCTGTCTGACCAGAGAAAAATCTGGCAAAGCCTTTGTCTACTCGGCTTTGTTGAAGCAGGACCAGGGTTTAGACTTGGTGGTTGAGGATGTGAAAGACAAGGTTTGCTCAAAAAGAATTGTCCAGGTGCTTGAAAACTTGATTCAGGAGAGTGACTTTACGCTTGCAGATCTTAATCAGCTCCAGCAGGTCCTGGAAGAAAAGAAAGCAGAGGCTGTCGAAACAGTCCCTTGCAATTGTATGTAA
- a CDS encoding HXXEE domain-containing protein: protein MTSVQFYFLFPALFMLHELEEIVWMPSFVKKISIQYPNNRILSFYTPFAFNAIVLEQFLILMTSLYLSYQFNNYTIYTTIIIAYIFHVFGHLIQTIVIRKYVPGLLTGILTSLFTLCNIKNEFPIILYGYSLFTLLVIVLNLVVSFMILNKIGHKK, encoded by the coding sequence ATGACCAGCGTGCAATTTTATTTTCTTTTTCCAGCCCTATTCATGCTTCACGAACTCGAAGAAATCGTTTGGATGCCATCCTTTGTCAAAAAAATATCAATCCAGTATCCAAACAATCGAATCCTATCTTTTTACACTCCATTTGCTTTCAATGCCATTGTCTTAGAGCAATTTCTCATCCTTATGACGTCGCTATATCTTAGTTACCAGTTTAATAACTATACCATTTATACAACCATCATAATCGCTTATATCTTCCATGTATTCGGACATCTGATTCAGACAATCGTTATTAGAAAATATGTGCCTGGATTGTTGACGGGAATTCTAACGAGTTTGTTTACTCTATGCAATATCAAAAATGAATTTCCAATTATACTTTATGGTTACTCTCTATTTACCTTATTGGTTATCGTTTTAAATCTTGTAGTATCATTTATGATTCTTAATAAAATCGGTCATAAAAAATAG
- a CDS encoding cupredoxin domain-containing protein has translation MFGLLISIVCLLGVAFIAWWFFAEHEKVSGHARQKSGYQEIEVEVMGGYSPETIVLKKNVPARIIFNRKDPSSCLAQVIFPDFGVHEDLPLGEKHVIEITPEKAGEYGYSCGMNMMHGHMIVE, from the coding sequence ATGTTTGGATTGTTAATTAGTATTGTTTGTTTACTTGGGGTTGCTTTTATTGCTTGGTGGTTCTTTGCAGAGCATGAAAAGGTAAGCGGCCACGCTCGTCAGAAATCAGGTTATCAAGAAATTGAAGTCGAAGTCATGGGGGGCTATTCACCTGAAACCATTGTCCTGAAAAAGAATGTTCCAGCCCGGATCATCTTTAATCGCAAGGATCCATCTTCATGTCTGGCTCAAGTGATCTTTCCAGATTTTGGCGTTCATGAAGATTTGCCTTTAGGTGAAAAACATGTCATTGAAATTACGCCAGAAAAAGCGGGCGAATATGGGTATTCATGTGGAATGAACATGATGCATGGTCACATGATTGTGGAATAA
- the hemH gene encoding ferrochelatase: protein MSKRAVLMMTFGSPEEITYEGVAEFFTNIRRGVRPEPHEIQTLYDNYVRIGGTPLQRITREEVNLVASALGERASVYFANKFSRPFITDVIKEMENDGIEECLCLILEPHYSYYSVMGYEKFLESEQIRFQIIKDWYQEPSLLHYWADEIRNILDQIGDDSYKVIFSAHSVPVLALDFGDPYIDQIYDNTRLIAEILGLEEDQYTNTWQSESDIGIPWIKPDVLEYLHDEKEHPDHYIFVPIAFISEHIEVLFDNDVECKELCHELGVAYHRPPMPNSDSRLIKALLSTIQSHIDGDYRYYHPQLETFDELEAPSNTGQILEEEEDIQMPDFVKKLIAKKGRENVKMPYLVKKMLEKKYGKKYD from the coding sequence ATGAGTAAGAGAGCTGTGTTGATGATGACCTTTGGGTCACCAGAAGAGATTACCTATGAAGGAGTAGCAGAATTTTTCACGAATATTCGGCGTGGTGTTCGTCCTGAACCACATGAAATTCAGACTTTATATGACAATTACGTCCGAATTGGCGGAACCCCACTCCAAAGGATAACTAGAGAAGAAGTGAATTTGGTTGCTTCTGCTCTTGGAGAACGAGCGTCGGTCTACTTTGCTAATAAATTTTCCCGCCCTTTTATCACTGATGTAATCAAAGAGATGGAGAATGACGGAATTGAAGAATGTTTGTGCTTGATTTTAGAGCCTCATTATTCTTACTATTCTGTCATGGGATATGAGAAATTTTTAGAAAGTGAGCAGATTAGGTTCCAAATTATCAAGGATTGGTACCAAGAACCTTCACTTCTTCACTACTGGGCTGATGAGATTAGAAATATTTTAGATCAAATTGGAGATGACAGCTATAAGGTGATTTTTTCAGCTCACAGTGTACCAGTTTTGGCCCTTGATTTTGGCGATCCTTATATCGATCAGATTTATGACAATACTCGCTTGATTGCGGAAATTTTAGGCCTTGAAGAAGACCAGTATACCAATACATGGCAGAGTGAAAGTGATATTGGTATTCCTTGGATTAAACCTGATGTCTTAGAATACCTTCATGATGAGAAGGAACACCCTGACCACTATATTTTTGTCCCGATAGCTTTTATTAGTGAGCATATTGAGGTTCTTTTTGATAATGATGTGGAGTGTAAGGAGCTTTGTCATGAGCTTGGTGTGGCCTATCACCGTCCTCCTATGCCAAATAGCGATTCTCGTTTGATTAAAGCACTTCTTTCAACCATTCAGTCTCATATAGACGGTGACTATCGTTACTATCATCCTCAACTAGAGACTTTTGATGAGTTGGAAGCTCCTTCAAACACAGGACAGATTTTAGAAGAGGAGGAAGATATTCAGATGCCTGATTTCGTCAAAAAATTGATTGCTAAAAAAGGTCGAGAGAATGTCAAGATGCCATATCTAGTAAAGAAAATGCTTGAAAAGAAGTATGGAAAAAAATATGATTAA
- a CDS encoding alcohol dehydrogenase catalytic domain-containing protein, whose product MKSAVYTKAGQVGLAEIDRPQIVAADDAIIKVVRTCVCGSDLWSYRNPEMEEGHRNSGHEAIGIVEEVGEEVTTVKPGDFVIAPFTHGCGQCDACRAGFDGSCDNHPGNNWSGGVQAEYIRFHFANWALVKIPGQPSDYSEGMLKSLLTLADVMPAGYHAARVANVQKGDKVVVIRDGAVGQCAVIAAKMRGASQIVLMSRHEDRQKMALESGATAVVAERGEKGIAKVREILGGGADAALECVGTEAAVDQALGVLHNGGRMGFVGVPHYENRAIGSTFGQNTTIGGGPASVTTYDKQVLLKAVLDGDINPGRVFTTSYKLEDINQAYKDMDERKSIKSMIVIE is encoded by the coding sequence ATGAAATCAGCAGTTTATACCAAAGCTGGGCAGGTGGGTCTAGCAGAAATTGATCGCCCGCAAATCGTGGCAGCAGATGATGCCATTATCAAGGTAGTACGTACTTGCGTTTGTGGATCGGACCTTTGGAGTTACCGTAATCCGGAAATGGAAGAAGGACATAGAAATAGCGGTCATGAGGCCATCGGAATTGTCGAAGAAGTTGGCGAGGAAGTTACTACAGTAAAACCAGGTGACTTTGTCATTGCCCCTTTCACACATGGTTGTGGACAGTGTGATGCCTGTCGTGCTGGTTTTGATGGCTCTTGTGACAACCACCCAGGTAATAACTGGTCTGGGGGCGTGCAGGCTGAGTATATCCGTTTCCACTTTGCCAACTGGGCCCTTGTCAAAATTCCTGGGCAACCTTCAGATTATAGTGAAGGCATGCTCAAGTCACTTTTGACACTGGCTGATGTCATGCCGGCGGGTTACCATGCGGCGCGTGTGGCTAATGTGCAAAAAGGTGACAAGGTGGTCGTTATCAGAGATGGGGCTGTTGGTCAATGTGCTGTCATCGCAGCTAAGATGCGTGGTGCTTCACAAATTGTCCTTATGAGTCGTCATGAAGATCGTCAAAAAATGGCTTTGGAGTCAGGTGCAACTGCAGTTGTTGCTGAACGTGGCGAAAAAGGCATTGCCAAAGTCCGTGAAATCCTCGGGGGAGGAGCAGATGCAGCTCTCGAATGTGTCGGTACAGAAGCAGCGGTAGATCAAGCTCTTGGAGTCCTTCACAATGGTGGCCGTATGGGATTTGTTGGTGTTCCGCACTATGAAAACCGTGCCATTGGATCAACCTTTGGACAAAATACAACGATTGGTGGCGGACCAGCCTCTGTCACAACCTATGATAAACAAGTTTTGTTAAAAGCTGTTCTTGATGGCGACATCAATCCAGGCCGAGTCTTTACGACAAGTTATAAATTGGAAGATATAAATCAGGCCTATAAAGATATGGATGAACGCAAGTCTATTAAATCTATGATTGTGATAGAGTAA
- a CDS encoding ABC transporter ATP-binding protein, whose translation MEEDKRIVIENLTTRYPGTEQPQLRQINAEVHTGQVVGIIGNSHSGKSTLCRVLAGVIPKIVSAEIEGDWHMFGQRVSDNWPVYNAMNGVVLQNPAGQLSGLADTVADEIAFDLINQGMAEGLIQKRVEEVATQMGLIEQLNLRPESLSGGQIQRLAIATAIVANPAVLIMDDPTSQMDSLGRRQFFQWLAQVKETTVFIVTSEIDDLCEVADVVWVLHEGQLVAQGRPGEVFNHLAADWQIPAPTIQQLAQKMDWHLADGRYPVNGADLKEACYVHN comes from the coding sequence ATGGAAGAAGATAAACGGATTGTAATTGAAAATTTGACCACCCGTTATCCGGGTACTGAGCAACCACAACTGCGTCAGATTAACGCGGAGGTTCATACCGGCCAGGTGGTTGGGATTATCGGGAATAGCCACTCCGGCAAATCGACTTTGTGCCGTGTGCTGGCAGGGGTCATTCCCAAAATTGTGTCTGCTGAGATTGAGGGCGACTGGCACATGTTTGGCCAGCGAGTGTCCGACAATTGGCCCGTTTATAATGCCATGAATGGAGTTGTACTGCAAAATCCAGCTGGCCAACTAAGCGGGTTGGCAGACACGGTTGCCGATGAAATCGCCTTTGACTTGATTAATCAGGGAATGGCTGAAGGACTGATTCAAAAACGGGTTGAAGAAGTTGCCACGCAAATGGGGCTGATTGAACAGCTGAATTTGCGTCCCGAGAGCCTTTCCGGTGGTCAGATCCAGCGGTTGGCAATTGCCACGGCGATTGTGGCTAATCCGGCTGTTTTGATTATGGATGATCCGACCAGTCAGATGGATTCCCTTGGCCGCCGGCAATTTTTCCAATGGCTGGCTCAAGTCAAAGAGACGACTGTCTTCATTGTCACCAGTGAAATTGACGATTTGTGCGAAGTCGCCGACGTTGTGTGGGTGCTGCACGAGGGTCAATTGGTAGCCCAGGGCAGGCCGGGTGAGGTGTTTAATCATTTGGCAGCTGACTGGCAGATTCCAGCCCCGACAATCCAGCAACTTGCTCAAAAAATGGATTGGCACTTGGCTGATGGCCGGTATCCGGTGAATGGCGCTGATCTGAAGGAGGCTTGTTATGTCCACAATTGA
- a CDS encoding cation diffusion facilitator family transporter, giving the protein MKTKHAVWLAFFLNLGYAIVEFIAGGIFGSSAVLADSVHDLGDAIAIGISAFLESISNREEDSHYTLGYKRFSLLGALVTAVILMTGSSMVILENVSKLFHPQPVNDEGLLWLGIIAISVNVLASLVIRKGQTKNESILSLHFLEDTLGWVAVILMAIVLRFTDWYILDPLLSLAISFFILSKAIPRFWSTLKIFLDAVPEGVDIKQVKNDLEQLDNVASINQLNLWTMDGLEKNAIVHVCLKRMEQMEVCKEAIRDLLKERGFQNVTIEVDEDLATHRAHKRNIEELEAESEQQHHH; this is encoded by the coding sequence ATGAAGACAAAACATGCGGTCTGGCTGGCTTTTTTCTTGAATTTAGGCTATGCCATTGTTGAGTTTATTGCAGGAGGAATTTTTGGATCCAGTGCAGTTCTTGCTGATTCCGTCCATGATTTGGGAGATGCGATTGCTATTGGGATTTCAGCCTTTTTGGAGAGTATTTCCAATCGTGAAGAAGATAGCCACTATACCCTAGGCTACAAGCGTTTTAGCTTATTAGGGGCTTTAGTAACGGCAGTCATTCTGATGACCGGATCTAGCATGGTGATTTTAGAAAATGTAAGCAAGCTTTTCCACCCTCAGCCCGTCAATGACGAAGGGCTTCTTTGGTTGGGAATTATTGCTATCAGTGTCAATGTGCTGGCGAGCCTCGTCATTCGCAAAGGGCAAACCAAGAATGAATCCATTCTTAGCCTGCATTTTCTGGAAGATACCTTAGGTTGGGTCGCTGTCATCTTGATGGCCATTGTCCTCCGATTTACTGACTGGTATATCCTAGATCCCCTCTTGTCTCTTGCTATTTCCTTCTTTATTCTTTCCAAAGCCATTCCACGATTTTGGAGCACGCTCAAGATTTTCCTGGATGCTGTGCCAGAAGGGGTAGATATCAAGCAAGTTAAGAATGATTTAGAGCAGTTGGACAATGTCGCTAGTATCAATCAGCTTAATCTTTGGACCATGGATGGACTAGAGAAAAATGCTATTGTTCATGTTTGTCTCAAGCGGATGGAGCAGATGGAAGTCTGCAAAGAAGCAATCCGAGACTTGCTCAAAGAGAGGGGCTTTCAAAATGTCACCATCGAAGTTGATGAAGACTTGGCAACCCACCGAGCTCACAAGCGAAATATCGAAGAGCTGGAAGCAGAAAGTGAGCAGCAACACCATCATTAA
- a CDS encoding PfkB family carbohydrate kinase, with protein MSKTLVIGAAFVDVLMDVPKLPTTGEDISGHLRANIVGGSAFNVYGAIKYAGQDADLFVPVGEGQYADLVSEDMAKMGIRPLLKVNGADNGWDISFVEPDGERSFLTVNGIEQLWQPDWFENIDISNYDSFYISGYEMEDDKVAGVILDALDKRNSDSQVLFDASPRIEYISQKTLQRLYDNHVMIHCNEDETRYLFPGVSSLEMKCQEIFVKTHAPIVLTLGEEGAYLYAGKHHFEMVRSAKVKVVNTLGAGDTFCGGFLAGLSQNMSLPEAVQQGNELAALVVGQDSGTLLNKQ; from the coding sequence ATGAGTAAAACATTAGTGATTGGAGCGGCCTTTGTTGATGTGTTAATGGACGTTCCAAAGCTACCAACGACTGGTGAAGATATTAGTGGTCATCTACGGGCAAATATCGTAGGTGGATCAGCCTTTAATGTATATGGCGCGATTAAATATGCGGGGCAAGATGCTGATTTATTTGTGCCAGTTGGGGAAGGCCAATACGCGGACTTGGTATCGGAGGATATGGCTAAGATGGGTATTCGACCTCTTCTAAAAGTTAATGGTGCAGATAATGGCTGGGATATTTCATTTGTGGAGCCGGATGGTGAGAGGAGCTTTTTGACTGTTAACGGCATTGAACAGCTCTGGCAGCCTGATTGGTTCGAGAATATCGACATTTCTAATTATGATTCTTTTTATATTAGTGGTTATGAAATGGAAGATGATAAGGTTGCGGGAGTCATCCTGGATGCGTTGGATAAACGAAATTCTGATTCTCAGGTGTTATTTGATGCTTCACCAAGAATTGAGTATATTTCTCAAAAGACCCTTCAGAGATTGTATGACAATCACGTTATGATTCACTGCAATGAAGACGAAACTAGATATCTGTTTCCGGGAGTAAGCAGCTTGGAGATGAAGTGTCAGGAAATCTTTGTTAAAACTCACGCACCAATTGTTCTGACCTTAGGTGAAGAAGGGGCTTATCTTTATGCAGGGAAGCATCATTTTGAGATGGTCCGTTCGGCCAAAGTCAAGGTTGTTAATACGCTTGGAGCTGGTGATACGTTCTGCGGTGGTTTTCTGGCTGGTCTAAGTCAGAATATGAGCTTGCCAGAGGCCGTTCAGCAGGGCAATGAGCTGGCGGCTCTTGTTGTTGGTCAAGATAGTGGGACCTTGTTGAATAAGCAATAG
- a CDS encoding ADP-ribosylglycohydrolase family protein: MRSKDKILGVLYGQAIGDAIGMPSELWPVENIRDQFGGKITTFLDGPDNNDIAKNFKKGQYTDDTNQALAILDGLIENNWQPNSEILVKHIMAWAESVGAWENNILGPSSKAALSAIKAGQDPRPITDQALTNGAGMRISPIGALFEPNQLSKLVQMVFDITKITHSSDVSISGASMIAGAVTASMADQNWDDIIDFALRANDAGFKLGAPTWAAKTHDRLQLGIEIAHKYKDDDGKFSQHIYDLIGTGTMISESIPAAVSIAYYCRDVQKCALMCANLGGDTDTIGAMATAICGAKNGQSSIPVEWVNLIDQQNPEHDFNEYADKILQFHINQKG, from the coding sequence ATGCGCAGCAAAGACAAAATCCTCGGCGTCCTATACGGCCAAGCCATCGGTGATGCAATAGGAATGCCATCGGAATTATGGCCAGTCGAGAATATTCGAGATCAATTTGGTGGAAAAATTACTACTTTTCTTGATGGCCCTGACAATAACGATATCGCCAAAAACTTTAAAAAAGGCCAATACACCGATGACACCAATCAGGCACTAGCTATATTGGACGGACTAATCGAAAACAACTGGCAACCTAATTCAGAGATCTTGGTGAAGCATATTATGGCATGGGCAGAATCAGTCGGTGCTTGGGAGAACAACATCCTTGGACCAAGTAGTAAGGCTGCATTGTCGGCCATCAAAGCCGGCCAAGACCCTCGCCCGATTACGGATCAGGCACTGACTAACGGTGCAGGAATGAGAATCTCACCAATTGGTGCTTTATTTGAGCCCAATCAACTTTCAAAACTTGTCCAAATGGTCTTTGATATTACAAAGATCACACATTCCAGCGATGTTTCAATCAGTGGAGCGTCAATGATTGCTGGAGCCGTTACGGCATCTATGGCCGATCAGAATTGGGACGACATAATCGATTTTGCCTTAAGAGCCAATGATGCTGGTTTCAAATTAGGTGCCCCCACATGGGCAGCCAAGACACATGATCGTTTGCAGTTAGGAATTGAGATTGCTCATAAATATAAGGATGATGACGGCAAATTTAGTCAGCATATTTACGACTTGATCGGCACAGGAACAATGATTTCTGAAAGCATCCCCGCTGCGGTTTCAATCGCTTATTATTGTCGCGATGTTCAAAAATGCGCCTTAATGTGCGCCAACCTTGGTGGTGATACTGACACCATTGGTGCGATGGCAACCGCAATTTGTGGCGCCAAGAATGGTCAATCTTCCATTCCTGTGGAGTGGGTTAACTTAATCGATCAGCAAAATCCCGAGCATGACTTCAATGAGTACGCGGATAAAATTTTACAGTTCCACATTAACCAAAAGGGGTGA
- a CDS encoding energy-coupling factor ABC transporter ATP-binding protein, giving the protein MSTIELNHLTFTYPERSFSLDVEDKHFTDPMVAIVGQNGAGKSTLFKLLTGLLTPQTGVIKIDGENFNDLKPVEKLLKVGITFQNPDDQLFNPTVQREVEWSVAQVMDDHDTITRRALAALKRVGLDDKAAESPYDLSLSERKLLSVATVLAVDPAIYLFDEPMMSLDWESRRKLTAIFHQLADSGHQVVTITHDMDWVAAEFESVYVMEHGKFGFAGSPRELFSDHELVQRVGLLPPRIMDIAESLGDSQTYLSVNDYCQKNRDV; this is encoded by the coding sequence ATGTCCACAATTGAACTGAACCACCTGACGTTCACTTATCCGGAACGGTCCTTTAGCTTGGATGTTGAAGACAAACACTTCACCGATCCGATGGTGGCGATTGTCGGCCAAAATGGTGCCGGTAAATCAACGCTCTTCAAATTGTTGACGGGCTTGCTGACACCACAAACCGGTGTGATTAAGATCGATGGAGAAAATTTTAATGATCTTAAACCAGTCGAAAAGTTACTGAAGGTTGGGATTACTTTTCAGAATCCTGACGATCAGCTTTTCAACCCGACCGTTCAACGAGAGGTGGAGTGGAGTGTCGCGCAGGTCATGGATGACCACGACACGATTACGAGGCGGGCTTTAGCGGCTCTAAAAAGAGTTGGCTTGGATGATAAAGCAGCTGAAAGTCCATATGACCTGTCATTGTCGGAACGCAAGCTGTTGAGCGTTGCCACAGTTTTGGCAGTGGATCCGGCGATTTATTTATTTGATGAGCCGATGATGTCGCTTGATTGGGAAAGCCGGCGCAAGTTGACCGCAATTTTCCATCAGTTGGCTGATTCGGGCCACCAAGTTGTGACCATCACCCATGACATGGATTGGGTCGCCGCCGAGTTTGAGTCGGTGTATGTTATGGAACACGGGAAGTTTGGCTTCGCCGGCAGTCCACGGGAATTGTTCAGCGATCACGAACTTGTCCAGCGAGTGGGATTACTACCACCGCGGATTATGGACATAGCGGAGTCGCTGGGTGATTCACAGACATATTTATCGGTTAATGATTATTGCCAGAAAAATCGAGATGTATAG